A window from Azoarcus sp. DD4 encodes these proteins:
- a CDS encoding Crp/Fnr family transcriptional regulator, with protein MSQPTAVSTIALKTFPLFQGLTDEVLAAVARVAMMRRIPRGQAVVRAGDRTDYVYFVLTGNLKVVVSDEDGREVILSILGQGELFGEMGMFGEQPRSASVIAVVPADLVMIAKHDFRQIMQENFEIAWRIMSNLAERLRNADRKIESLALMDVYGRVARLLIDMAEDVNGKTVVVRKISKQDIAKMIGASREMVSRVMKDLGQEGLIEETAQGIILRDRLNDI; from the coding sequence ATGAGTCAGCCGACCGCTGTTTCGACGATCGCGCTCAAGACTTTCCCGCTGTTCCAGGGGTTGACCGACGAGGTGCTGGCGGCGGTTGCGCGGGTCGCGATGATGCGCCGGATTCCGCGTGGTCAGGCCGTGGTTCGCGCCGGCGATCGTACCGACTATGTCTATTTCGTGCTTACCGGCAATCTCAAGGTGGTGGTCAGCGACGAGGATGGCCGCGAGGTCATCCTGTCCATCCTTGGCCAGGGCGAACTCTTTGGCGAAATGGGCATGTTCGGAGAGCAGCCGCGTTCGGCTTCGGTGATCGCGGTGGTGCCGGCCGACCTGGTGATGATCGCGAAGCACGATTTCCGCCAGATCATGCAGGAAAACTTCGAGATCGCCTGGCGCATCATGAGCAATCTCGCCGAGCGCCTGCGCAACGCCGACCGCAAGATCGAAAGCCTGGCGCTGATGGATGTATACGGGCGGGTCGCGCGTCTGCTCATCGACATGGCCGAGGACGTGAACGGCAAGACGGTGGTGGTGCGCAAGATCTCCAAGCAGGACATCGCCAAGATGATCGGCGCCTCGCGCGAGATGGTCAGCCGCGTGATGAAGGATCTCGGCCAGGAAGGCCTGATCGAGGAGACCGCGCAGGGCATCATCCTGCGCGACCGGCTCAACGACATCTGA
- a CDS encoding DNA translocase FtsK — MLPRSSSRSQPLPEKLSLLLQEARWLILGVMSLYVGLILIGYNKADPGWSHAAQVARVANPGGRFGAWLADLLLYLFGISAWWWVVFLGYSLMWGFRRLKNQLTLDRRSFFFVLVGFFGVLITSSALEYLRFHSHGAAVPLTPGGLLGMEFGQLMQRWLGYTGGTLLLLALMASGLSLFTGISWLAAVERVGLAIEQAVAGAQQAYYRWLDRKAGRQLAEKREAVVETRRRKTEQAAPAPLRIEPAVTVVQKSERVEKERQQTLFTDAPEGGIPPLSLLDPASGDIEPPSAESLEFTSRLIETKLGDFGVEVKVLAAYPGPVITRYEIEPATGVKGSQVVNLAKDLARALSLVSVRVVETVPGKSCMALELPNPKRQTVRLSEIVGSKAYHDMGSPLTVVLGKDIGGQPVVADLAKMPHLLVAGTTGSGKSVGINAMILSLLYKSEPERVRMIMVDPKMLELSIYEGIPHLLAPVVTDMKRAANALNWCVAEMEKRYKLMAAVGVRNLAGFNKAVLEARKAEKPLTNPFAINPDNPEPLETLPYIVVVVDELADMMMVVGKKVEELIARLAQKARAAGIHLILATQRPSVDVITGLIKANVPTRIAFQVSSKIDSRTILDQMGAEALLGMGDMLYLAPGTGLPVRVHGAFVADEEVHKVVDHLKRVGPPDYVEGILAAPEDDMEAVAGAGEGGDGEADPLYDQAVEVVLKTRRPSISLVQRHLRIGYNRSARLIEQMERAGLVSPMGSNGNREVIVPAKESE, encoded by the coding sequence ATGTTGCCTCGTTCGTCATCCCGTTCTCAACCTCTGCCGGAAAAGCTCTCGCTGTTGCTGCAGGAAGCGCGCTGGCTGATCCTGGGCGTGATGTCGCTGTACGTCGGCCTCATCCTGATCGGTTACAACAAGGCCGACCCCGGCTGGTCGCACGCCGCCCAGGTGGCACGCGTGGCCAACCCCGGCGGCCGTTTCGGCGCCTGGCTGGCAGACCTGCTGCTTTATCTCTTCGGCATTTCCGCGTGGTGGTGGGTGGTGTTCCTTGGCTACAGCCTGATGTGGGGCTTTCGCCGATTGAAGAACCAGCTCACGCTCGACCGCCGGTCCTTCTTCTTCGTGCTGGTCGGATTCTTCGGCGTGCTGATTACCAGCAGCGCACTCGAGTATCTGCGTTTCCATTCTCATGGCGCAGCGGTGCCGCTCACGCCTGGCGGTTTGCTCGGCATGGAGTTCGGGCAACTGATGCAACGCTGGCTCGGTTACACCGGCGGCACGCTGTTGCTGCTGGCGCTGATGGCGTCCGGTCTGTCGCTATTTACCGGCATCTCCTGGCTGGCGGCGGTCGAGCGTGTAGGTTTGGCGATCGAGCAGGCTGTGGCGGGTGCGCAGCAGGCCTACTACCGCTGGCTGGATCGCAAGGCTGGCCGGCAGCTTGCCGAGAAGCGCGAGGCTGTGGTGGAGACCCGCCGGCGCAAGACGGAGCAGGCCGCGCCGGCGCCGCTGCGCATCGAACCCGCCGTTACCGTGGTGCAGAAGTCGGAACGGGTGGAGAAGGAGCGCCAGCAGACGCTTTTTACCGATGCCCCTGAGGGGGGGATTCCGCCGTTGAGCCTGCTCGATCCGGCGTCGGGCGACATCGAGCCGCCGTCGGCCGAGTCGCTGGAATTCACCTCCCGGCTCATCGAAACCAAGCTCGGCGACTTCGGTGTGGAGGTCAAGGTGCTGGCCGCCTATCCGGGGCCGGTCATCACTCGTTACGAGATCGAGCCCGCGACGGGCGTCAAGGGCAGCCAGGTGGTAAACCTCGCCAAGGATCTGGCGCGCGCGCTGTCCCTGGTGTCGGTGCGGGTGGTCGAAACCGTGCCGGGCAAGTCGTGCATGGCGCTCGAGCTGCCAAACCCGAAGCGGCAGACCGTGCGGTTGTCGGAGATCGTCGGCTCCAAGGCATACCATGACATGGGCTCCCCGCTCACCGTCGTGCTCGGCAAGGACATCGGCGGCCAGCCGGTGGTGGCCGATCTTGCCAAGATGCCCCACCTGCTGGTGGCCGGTACCACCGGTTCCGGCAAGTCGGTGGGGATCAACGCCATGATCCTGTCGCTGCTCTACAAGAGCGAGCCTGAGCGGGTGCGGATGATCATGGTCGATCCGAAGATGCTGGAACTCTCGATCTACGAGGGCATTCCGCACCTGCTGGCGCCGGTCGTCACCGACATGAAGCGCGCCGCCAACGCGCTCAACTGGTGCGTGGCCGAAATGGAAAAGCGCTACAAGCTGATGGCGGCCGTGGGCGTGCGCAATCTGGCCGGGTTCAACAAGGCGGTGCTGGAGGCGCGCAAGGCGGAGAAGCCGCTGACCAATCCCTTCGCGATCAATCCCGACAACCCCGAACCGCTGGAAACCCTGCCCTACATCGTGGTCGTCGTCGATGAGCTCGCCGACATGATGATGGTGGTCGGCAAGAAGGTCGAAGAGTTGATCGCCCGTCTGGCGCAGAAGGCGCGGGCGGCCGGCATCCACCTCATCCTCGCCACTCAGCGGCCGTCGGTCGATGTCATTACCGGATTGATCAAGGCCAACGTGCCGACACGGATCGCCTTCCAGGTCTCCAGCAAGATCGACTCGCGCACCATCCTCGACCAGATGGGCGCCGAAGCCCTGCTCGGCATGGGTGACATGCTCTACCTCGCACCGGGTACCGGCTTGCCGGTACGGGTTCATGGCGCCTTCGTGGCGGACGAGGAAGTTCACAAGGTGGTCGATCACCTCAAACGGGTGGGGCCGCCCGATTACGTCGAAGGCATCCTGGCCGCACCGGAAGACGACATGGAGGCAGTAGCCGGAGCTGGCGAGGGTGGAGATGGCGAGGCCGATCCGCTTTATGACCAGGCCGTCGAAGTGGTGCTGAAGACGCGCCGGCCATCGATTTCGCTGGTGCAGCGCCATCTGCGCATTGGCTACAACCGTTCCGCCCGTCTGATCGAGCAGATGGAGCGCGCGGGCCTGGTGTCGCCGATGGGCAGTAATGGCAACCGGGAAGTGATCGTCCCGGCGAAGGAGTCCGAATGA
- the lolA gene encoding outer membrane lipoprotein chaperone LolA → MMCRLWGRLGRTVAGVALLAASAGNAMAADGIAQLRQFVAATRSAEGDFEQVVTAKSGRKPQKSGGTFAFARPGKFRWQYELPYQQLLVGDGERMWSWDKDLNQVTVKRIGDALGATPAAILFGGNDLEQNFELADGGVADGLAWVEARPRKPDSGFENLRLGLADGQLKRMEMRDSFGQATAIVFSRLVPNPALDAGRFRFTPPPGADVIGEEAGDGRSGRR, encoded by the coding sequence ATGATGTGCAGACTGTGGGGCCGGCTTGGCCGGACCGTGGCGGGTGTCGCGCTGCTCGCCGCCAGTGCCGGTAACGCGATGGCTGCCGACGGGATCGCACAGTTGCGCCAGTTCGTCGCCGCTACGCGTAGCGCCGAAGGCGACTTCGAGCAGGTCGTGACCGCCAAGTCAGGTCGCAAGCCGCAGAAGTCGGGGGGGACTTTCGCCTTTGCCCGGCCGGGAAAGTTTCGCTGGCAATACGAACTGCCCTACCAGCAGCTGCTCGTCGGCGACGGTGAGAGGATGTGGTCCTGGGACAAGGATCTCAATCAGGTCACGGTGAAGCGTATCGGCGATGCGCTCGGCGCCACGCCGGCAGCCATCCTGTTCGGTGGCAACGATCTGGAGCAGAACTTCGAACTGGCCGATGGAGGTGTTGCCGACGGGTTGGCCTGGGTCGAGGCGCGGCCGCGCAAGCCGGACAGCGGCTTCGAGAACCTGCGCCTGGGGCTGGCGGATGGCCAGCTGAAGCGCATGGAAATGCGCGACAGCTTTGGCCAGGCCACCGCTATCGTATTTTCGCGCCTGGTGCCGAATCCGGCACTCGACGCCGGACGCTTTCGCTTTACACCGCCGCCCGGTGCCGACGTAATTGGCGAAGAAGCCGGCGACGGTCGTAGCGGCAGGCGTTAG